Proteins found in one Anopheles cruzii unplaced genomic scaffold, idAnoCruzAS_RS32_06 scaffold00668_ctg1, whole genome shotgun sequence genomic segment:
- the LOC128276168 gene encoding putative nuclease HARBI1 yields FKKSFRISKEMFLTILSEIEAKFPPLKGAGLTPKDKLAATLRFLAEGSYQHGVGKDWNVAIAQPTFSVMFRQTLKILEETQCPKRITLEMDDREQQKARRYFYEQSEIPGVVMCADGTHIKIIAPTDNRDQYYNRKGFYSLNVLMICDHTMAIRYVNAKYSGANHDAHIWSVSGVDNFFAEKYRSGNRVFKVLADSAYPSKPWIVTPKRNAAVNSPEAMYNNRHAMARNVIERSFGLLKNRFRCLLGARQLHYDPVIAGRITN; encoded by the exons GTTCAAGAAAAGTTTTCGCATATCAAAGGAAATGTTTTTGACGATACTTTCCGAAATTGAAGCGAAATTTCCACCATTGAAGGGAGCAGGTCTAACGCCAAAAGACAAATTAGCGGCTACTTTAAGATTTTTGGCTGAAGGTAGCTACCAGCATGGCGTCGGTAAAGATTGGAATGTGGCAATTGCCCAACCGACGTTTTCTGTGATGTTTCGCCAAACCTTGAAAATATTGGAAGAAACACAGTGCCCAAAAAGAATCACGCTGGAAATGGATGACAGAGAACAACAAAAAGCAAGGCGATATTTTTATGAGCAAAGTGAAATCCCGGGTGTCGTAATGTGTGCAGACGGCACACATATCAAAATAATAGCACCAACGGACAACAGGGATCAATACTATAATAGGAAAGGATTTTACAGTTTAAATGTGTTAATG ATTTGTGACCATACAATGGCTATACGATACGTCAACGCTAAATACAGTGGAGCAAATCATGATGCTCATATATGGAGTGTCTCTGGCGTGGATAACTTTTTTGCCGAGAAATATAGAAGTGGGAATAGAGTTTTTAAAGTACTGG CTGATTCCGCATATCCATCCAAACCATGGATTGTAACGCCGAAAAGAAATGCAGCTGTAAATTCTCCTGAAGCTATGTACAATAACCGTCACGCAATGGCAAGAAACGTTATCGAACGAAgttttggtttgttgaagAACAGGTTTAGGTGTCTGCTGGGAGCGAGGCAGCTCCATTATGATCCGGTTATCGCGGGAAGAATTACGAAT